The sequence TATCTTGTCAGTCGTATAAAATAGAGCTAATTACTCAAGCTTCTTCTAAACTTAGGATCAAAGGCCAATGCACGTCTTGACTAATATGGAATGTGCATATCCAAAACAAAACTTTGGAGCAAGACTTTAAAAAAAAAGATATATGACAAAAATAATAACAATGAAGGCAGCAAACAAAAGAGATGGTTAAACCGAAATATGTCAAGCTGGCAGTTGTGTCCTTGACCATTATGAAGAGGACACCTTTGTTCCCTTTGAAGAAACAAGTCAGACCTGCATATATATGTCCAATTGCCATATATATCCAGAGCAAAACAAACAAAATGAAAGAACTGTTTTACCTTTTTACTGTTAAGGCTGCATATTCGTACATTCTCCACTGTCATCACTAACAAGTTAACACATGGGAGAGATATCAATGCATTATCAACTTGATTTTTTGCTGCTCAATTTGAACAGTAAAGTCTAATAGCAGAGGGTAACACATAAAAGAATATTACCTCTTGTCTCATGTCCGTACTGGCGCCTTTGCCATTTCAAAAATCTTCCTCCAGCCTTCCATTTGACCGTACTTCTGAAATCATCATGCTGCAAAAAGGAACGCCAAGTTCAGCAAGCCAAATGTTCATTTCTCTTTTATATATTACCAAACTATACAATTTGTATGTTAGGTCTCAAAAGTTGAGCGAGCCAAAAGTTTATTCCAGTCAAGTTTTTTATTGGACATCCTATATCGCTTGGATGTGCAAGACCAGCAATGGATTTGCATTGTCCATCCTATAATATTATCCATATCTACATCATCAAGTAGTTCATGTCTTGCTATCTTCTAATTTACATCTATTAATTAGGAACAGTTCATGATTATTGTGCGCAaaattggcaatataaggactGTCCAGTGAAGCATGCTCCCTACACTGTAAACTGAAAGAGAATGTTTAGATTTCTATAACGCGACTAAAGCAGCAGGAACTTGTATCGAGTGAAATGAACCTGAAAAGATTTGCAAGTGAAACCCCATAAAATAAATTTGATCTTCTCACCATCATTATCTCCAAGCACAATTTGCTTTCTTTCTGTACATCAAAGACGTTCCAAGTTCTCAATCTTGTCAATACTGCAAGAaaggaaaattcaaaaaaatactgcAAGAAAGAAAGAGTGGGTTCTAGATTGTCGAAAGGTTATCTAGCTAGCTTGTTCATGCATGCTAGTCTCCCCAAATCAATCAATATGCGTGCTTGCAAACACTTGCACGTGCATCATGCTATGTCCTAAAGCACTTCACTGCAGGACCTAATTCCGTTTGATGTTGCAAGCATTTAGGGATCCAAAAATCAACTCAAAAATTAGTCAAAGACCTTGTGAGATTAATATTCCACTTACTGGGATCAACTATAAAAATCAGCTCGGTTGATTTGTACAACAAATTGCAAAATGATTACTCGGATAAACCAATAAGCGTAAAAGGATGTGGCCAGATAGATTCATCTAATTTTTATGGTTTGTTAGAATATGGCCAGATCGATTCATCAGCAAACAAATTCCATAGAGAAAAGCACTCGAACCAACAAAAGCGCCAGCACGGGACTGATTGCTAATTACTAAGTTGTGTACCTATGATGTGGCTGGCCTCGGCGACCATGGGACGGGTGTGGGTTGGGGTGGAGGAGGGGATCATCAGCATCAATTCTCCCGTGGTCTTGGCATCGGATCGCATGCCGCAGCAGCACCTCCGTCTATGGCAGAGTCAACGGCGAGCGAGGAGGGCGGACGGATCCCGCGTTGGTGTCGACGCATCGGCTCCGTGCTGGTTGCGGCGAGCCTCAGTGGCCACCGGAggcacgtggcggcggcggccgagcgCGGAGGGGCGCGCCTGCCCTGCCCACGAGGGCATCGCGGGGGAGGCAAGGTGGGTCGGTAATTTCTTTCCTTTTCGCGTGCCCTGTGTGCGTGATTGTAGCCGAGGAGTCGCGGACGTGGGACATCTGCCGATTACGCTTTGAGGGAAAACGTACTTGGCGGACGATTTTCTGGCAGAGTACGTTCGCAGCGCTATCATTAGTtcgcttgtttaatagtagtatagaaaaGACATAACCCATTGGCTCCAACGTGAAATAGAAAAATACCAACAAAAACCTTACGCTGACCTAATAAAAGGCTGCTGACTCAATGGtgaaaaaaaagacaaaaaaacacTCCCCTTGCGTTCCCTGTTCGTCACCCAAACGCCGCCGCCATCATCATCCCGTAAAAAATGCCGCCGTCACGTTGGCCTCATGCCACCGCCGTTGTCCTCACGTTGGCCTCGCTGTCGCAGGCCATGTGAAATCCCGGCCCTCCGACGTCGTCCTCACGCAAAAAACGTCGCCCTCAGGTTTGCCTCGCTGCCATGATCTCTAATCTTGGCTTCTTCCTTCAACTTGAACACATGATGATCGGATCCAGCAGACTCATGAATCTGTGCTGTCGGTCTATGGAAACTGTTCAGGACGGACAACCTGCCATGTTCTGCAGCTTTCCTATGTAGCAGGCCCTTGCATATGTGATCTCCGTCCAAGAAACTGGTCGTGAGTCGTGATCAAGATGAACGGGATGTTCTGAAGCTTGCCCGTGTGCTCACACACTGCTGCACTCCTTGAGGTATGTCTTAATCAAAGCAAGTTTGACTAAACTTGCATGTTTCTAatcagatatactccctccgttcctaaatgtaagtctttgtagagatttcactaggtggactacatacaaaacaaaatgaatgaattcacatttaaaatgcatctatatacatctgtatgtagtttatagtggaatctctgcaaagacttatatttaggaacggagggagtatttgataagGGGTTGTGTCACCAGTTTCCACAAGACGGCGTCAAAAGCTCGGCTTGACACTGTTAATTTAATTAATCTCTGCATCATGACATAACCCGACATGCATGACAGATATAGTAGGCAATAAGCTTGATTGGAGCAAATAAATTATTTTGTGCAATACGTCCTGACTGGAGTAGAGTATTTTTCTTTTCTGCATGCAAGGGAAGGCAAGCCAATCAGTGTCGGATCCAGGAATCGAACTTAGCCGGGGCGAAACATTTAAGGTATTTTGATTGACGAATGCAAGCCCGCTGAATCAAATCTCATAAAATTCAAATGTGAAGCTAGATGCACTCAAAAATTTACATGACCAATGATTCAGAACAGTTCAAGATTCTCGAGAACTAGGTTGTAAGTTGTAACCACCTAAAATCACAAAATACAACATAAACGTCACACATAACTACTAACATGGAATCCCGCTGCTTGAATAATTCATTCCATGGCCCAAAGTGTCCAACTCCATGACTAATAGATACCTACAACAGGTGAACAATCTGATATCAATACATGTATTGGAACAAGTAAGCAAATAGTTTGAAACAATGGATAACAAAAGTATTTACCCTAAGTGGTAAGTATATGGGGAGGGTTTGGTAGATGGCCTCTCAAGCTGTGAAAATGTTCAATGATCTTCTTGTCATCAATTCCAGCAAATATGCAAGTACATGCAAGGGAAGGCAAGCCAAATTTTCGACAAAACTTACATGCAAGTACGATCATGCCTTCacggcggcgctggtggcggcggaGGTGAGCCTCTGAAGGTGCCTCTCGACGACGTCGAGGCCGCACAGCTCCTTGACGTCGGCCATTGTCGCCGGCACGTCCATCTGGAATGTCAGCGGTGAGTTGACCGAGAAGTCCGTTCTAGCCGCCCTGATGGCCTCCCGCATGGCACAGTGCACCGAAGCCGCCAGGAGCAGCGGCGGCTCGCCGGACGCCTTGGAGGAGAGCACCCGCTTCTTCTCACGTGCGCTGCTGATGAGCTCCACGTTGAACTGCTTGGGGATGGTGTCCACCGTCGGGATCTTGTACGTCCAGGTGCCATCGTTCACCACCAGCCCATCGGCGTTCGTCGCGTAGTCCTCGTTCGTGAAGAAGCCAACGCCTTGCACGAATGCGCCCTCCACCTGATCCACGAACAAAAAATGGAGTCAGATTACAACGATCAGCAGAAGCAGCAAGCAATCTGGTGGCTGTGCCGGTCGGCGGTGAGCTTACCTGGCCGAGGTCCACCGCCGGGTTCAGGCTCTGCCCGCAGTCGTACACCAGATCGCTCCTCAGGATCGTCGTCGCTCCGGTCAGCACGTCGATTTCCACCTCGCTGACGGCGGCTCCATAGTTGATGTATTTTACGAAGGCTGGGTCGGGCTTCCAGAAGGCGTGCGCCGACAGGTTCACGCTCGCCATCTTCGCCTGGGCGATCAAGGCGCTCCATGGCGCCGCAGCGCCTGACTTGGCCTTGAGGCCCTCTCTGATGGGCTTGAGGCGCTCGACGAGCATGGCGCACGACTGCCGGACCGCCTCGCAGCTGCTCTCGGACGTGGTGCTCCCACCGGTGAAGCTGCCCTGGATCAAGCTCAGCGTGTCGGCCTGAATGACGCGCACCTTGTCGAGCAGCCCGTCTGCGTCGGGACAGAGCTCCCGCAACCCGAACGCCGTCATCTGCTTCACCTTGGTATACAGCCCTTGCccgagctccacgccgccgacctCCACAGCGATCGAGCCGTCGTTCAGGATGGACACCTTCCCCGGCGTCGGCCGGAGGGTCACCTCGTAGGTGATCGGCACGCACGAGATGCCGCGCTTCTTCCACCTGCTCCCGCCATTGAACCGCTCAACAGCCTCTGCCCTGCTACCGTACTCCGGCGATGAGGCCAGCTTGTCAAAGATGTCCACGAGGCTGTATGTCGGGGCGTCTCCCGCGGTGTCGCCGTAGAACTTCGTGAGGCTCTCGACGCTGTGGAGGTTCTTTCTCCGGACGGTGTTGGTGTCAGCTCCGAGCGCGGACGCAACGTGCTCGATGATTGCCTCGGCGATGAAGGAGCCCTGCACGTCGCCGGGCGCCCGCACCGCCGACTTGGACGACACATTCGTCTTGCACAACTTGATGTCGAAGGCGAGGGCGCCCCAGTTGTACTTCTTGAGAGAAGAGATGGTGTGAGCCGGGATCAACGGGCTCAAGTCCGGCGATATCCCGGAGTTGATCCCAAGATCGACGTGCAGAGCCGTGAGCGTGCCGTCCGACTTAAACCCGACGGAGTACTTCGCCTTCATCGGGTGCCGCCCTCCGGCCATGATCATGTCCGTCTTGCGGTCGAGGTACATCCGGACAGGGCGCTGCAACTTGAACGCTGCAACTGCACACGCACATGCTACCTGAAAACCCAAACAATTGCAACATGATCAGAAGATTGTACCAACCGAAAAGCAGAACTTATTGTTGATGTGTAGTTCTGAATGAACTTACGTGGGTTGATTTCAGACCCTTTCCACCAAAGCCGCCTCCAACTCTTCTGGTGATGATGCGGACATTGTGGTACGGAATGCCCAGGCAGTCCGCGACGACATTCTGCGTGATCTCTGGTAGCTGCGTCGAGGAGTAGACGGTGATGCAGTTGTCTTCGTCAGGGATGGCCAATGCGGTCTGCGTCTCCATGTAGAAGTAGTACTGCGATTCAAGCTTCACCTGTCGGAAATTAACAGAAGATACTAGGTGTCAATATTTGGGCCTTGTCTGAAACTAAGAATGCAGCCTCCTAAATATCAAGTGTGTACCTCTCCTGATAGGATCTTGTGATCTGCTTCAGACATCCCTTGCTCGAAGTCCCCAACGGGCCGAGGAGCCAAAAATGGGGGAGTTTGGAAATAGCTGTTGTGTTGGATGGCATCCTCAATTGTCAGAATCGGCGGCTCAAGACTCTCTGTACTATACTCGATGATGGCTTGCTTCGCCGCCATATAGGCGTACTTCTGTGTTTCAGCAATCTGAGTGATGTCAAAGCAACACAATAATATGGTAAGTTCTACGACCTTGCAAAATGTTGGCTAAAAATAGACTACTACTGGTTTTGCATTTTTCTGAAAGTGAGGTCAAGTGGTTCAGAAGTAGGTACCACAATGCCAATATTTTGACCAGCAAATTCAGAAACCGGATCACCGAATAGAGCTTCCTCTCCTAGCATCCTGAAGCCGGATCCAACATTTTTTCCACCAACTGGAATGTCCTTTGCGGAGATAACCGTGATGACCTTCTGTGAAGCCAAAGATGACCTGAAGCTGATACTTTTTATATGGGCATGAGGGTGTGTGCTATAGATAAATGCTCCATAGAGGCAATCCTTGGGAGCAGGGATGTCATCAACATACACAGCCTCCCCTAGGAAACAAGCAAGAATATTGTCAAGCCATGTTTCAGGATAGAACTTAGATGTGCTAATAGTTGTTTTGAAGAAATATATTCAGGAATGAAGCATATGAGATGGTTCAACATAGATTGAACCAGTGAACTAAGATGAACAAAAAGAACTCCCAAATGATCTTGAAGTATGTGGAAGAAAATATTAGTATAAACAATGCTTACTAACACTCTCAAGTACTAGTAAGCACTTCTTAACCATTCGGCATGAATGGTCAGCTATATATGAAAAAAAACCTAACAGTTGTAATTGAAGAGTACAAATCATTTGAAGGAAACACTTGTAAGCTGAAACATTGGAATAAGAGTTATAGGAATATACCAGAAGCTTGCAGCTCCGCCCCGGCTTTCGTGATAGGCTTGCCGACAGGTTTGTATTCGTCACTGAAAACTAGTTCTTGCCTTGAGCGAACCGGCAAGTCGTCGCTTCCAACAGTACCATGCTTCTCGGAGCCATTAGCACATGACCCATTGGGAGCAATAGCATTCGCCGGTTCATTCAGGTTGTTACCAAGTGAAGAAAGGAAACTGAATAAGAAACTGACAGCCAAGCTGACTCTGTACTCAGGGTGTGTGGTGCCTTCTGACGGCGAGATAACATCTTTCAGCAACTGAACTGCTTCAAGTGTCACCGCTGCACTCACTGATTTCCCCTTCAGGAATTCCTCAACTTTCCGAGCCCGGGAGGCGTGATCGACACCGTAAGCACCAAATGCGAGGCAGATATCCTCAATTATGAGCTGCCCTGAAGTCCTTGCCAGGAATGCAGAATTCACAAAGGAGACAGCATTGCCGAACGGTCTTGGGGATGCACGAGAGGTCTCGAAGATGACATTGTCTGAACCCCAATCCGGGACAAATATGCTGAGCAGTATAGTCTTGGCATCACAGGGAGGCTGCTCCAAGAACTCCTCCATCGTCAGGCGCAACATCTTGGAAGCCGTCTGGACTGTGACCGTCGAACCCGCGGCGAGAAGAACGGTGGCGATATCCGACGGAAACTGCAGCCGCTGTGCCATGATCACGTTCCCGCCGACAGTCGCCGTGTTCCGGACGAACGGCGAGGCAACCTTGCTGAGGTGACCGGCGATCTTTGTGAACACCGGAGTGCCATCGGAGAAGACTTCGATGGCTTTGGAGATGGACACGGCTGCCCCGATCTCCACCCCCTTGCTGCTCCTGTCGATGACTGAAAGCTCCGGGATCCCTTGGATGTCGATGTACTTATCGTACAGGTCTTGATCCTTGTAAACTCCGGCGCCGGTATTGGACGCCACGATCTTGACCGAGTTTTCGTCGAACCAGTTGGAATCAAAGAGGTTATGAAGCTCCTCGATGCTCTTGGGATGGTACCAGCCGTCTTGGCCGGCGATCGCCGCTGGAATATCGTTCATTTGACCCTTGATCTCAGACTTTAGGAACTCAGGGAAGGTGCAGACGGCGCCGCTAGAGTATTCCGGCAGCTTGCCGACGTCGGCGCGGTCAGTGCCTTTCTTCCAGAACGAGTTGAGGCCGAGGTCCTCGAGGTCAACGTCAGCGGCGAAGCTCTTGCAGGTGTCGAGGATGGGCCGGTAGCCAGTGCAGCGGCATAGGTTGCCGGAGACGGCGTGCTCGGCCTCGGAGCAGGTGAGCTTGGAGAATCCCGTCGGCGGGGCAGGGCCGTCGGGCTTGTCGGCCTTGACGAGGGCGGAGAAGATGGACATGCACATGCCGGGGGTGCAGAAGCCGCACTGGGAAGCGTGGAAGCCGGCGAGGCGCTGCTGGACAGGGTGGTAGCCATGGCGGGTGTTGCCGATGCCCTCGCTGGTGGTGACCGAGCAGTTGGTTAAGCTGCCGACGAGCGTCAGGCAGGAGCTCGCCGAGTGCTCGGTCACCTCGTCGGTGGCCGGGTTGTATTTGGAAATGAGGACCACGCATGCGCCGCATCCACCTGCATCCATGCACGCAGCAACGTTAACACACGTTGTTAGTTAATTTCAGTTTTTTTGCAGGGATTTGTTAATTTCAGTTAGAATCGACCCAAACTGAAGACAAATCTCACAGAATTTCAGACCAAAGGCAACGGTTGTCTGTAAATGTAAAAAAAAAAAGAGATCCTACCGATTAAGATCCATCAAATCACCGGTTGGTGCAAAGAGTGCAATCAATCGTTCATGTCTACCCAAaatgacactacaaaaaataccCGCCAACAAAATTGATAGTACAAACTTGTATCTAACCTTTTGGCTAAAATTGCCTAATTGCATATTTAATTAGCAAAGTATAGCTTTCTGTTTATCGCAAAGAAAATATGAGCACCCGTGCACTTTCATTTTTGGAGGCGCACGCAGGAACAACACATGGGGTAGTAGTAAAATCATCACATACAGACAAAAATACATGATGCCGGGGACATGCATATGTAATTACAAAATTTCAAAATTACACCGAATCTTTGCATGTGAGGAAGCAACCATATAGAGAAATTTCTACATGCAGAAGACCCCCTTTTATTTTGGGCCCTCCTAACTGGCGAACATTCGTCAGAGGAGGTGGCACATGCGAACGGTTCGATGACAATTTTAGTTGTGACGAAGTGGGAAGAGGTGGCATTTTTTTCAAAAAACGTGGCAGTTTCTCCCCGAGAAGGCAATTTTTAGACTACCGTCTTTTGATATCATTTTTTACAACTAAAACTGCCAGCAAAGATGGTTGGCTTGTCATCCCCCTTGCACCATACGTTCGTTCACCAGGTAAAATTACCGTTTACGTTTAGTGCACGTTAGGGGATACAAAGGATAAACTTTCCATACGTGTTTACTCGAAAATCTGATAACACACATGCGCCATCTAGTCATGTCCTTATTTTATTTACCTTTTCCTTTTTACGGATTATTTACCTTTTCCTAGGTAAAAGAACAAGTTGGAGAAGATATAGTACTTAAATACTAGAAAACAAGGCAATTCCCtacaaaaaaaaaaactaaaagccAAGGCAATTGCAGATCACTTGGTCCCACTAGTTACCCCGTTTGTTGGGCTATTTCTGTACAGTGTCAAGTTATGTGAATCTatataaatatcaatataaagcaTCCACCAAAGGTGATATGGGCAAAAGTCTGATGGTAcgcatctctagcagatccttaaaagttgacccctaaaaacaCGCACAATGGGCACTGCAAACTGGTTTTACGGAGCGAAATTACTCCGGACAGAACAAACTTCGTAAATGAAAGTATATCCCACTATAGTAGTTGAACATGGATGGGGCCTGATCACCAAACAGGAAA comes from Triticum aestivum cultivar Chinese Spring chromosome 5B, IWGSC CS RefSeq v2.1, whole genome shotgun sequence and encodes:
- the LOC123117124 gene encoding uncharacterized protein — encoded protein: MRSDAKTTGELMLMIPSSTPTHTRPMVAEASHIIVLTRLRTWNVFDVQKESKLCLEIMMHDDFRSTVKWKAGGRFLKWQRRQYGHETRVMTVENVRICSLNSKKVKQFFHFVCFALDIYGNWTYICRSDLFLQREQRCPLHNGQGHNCQLDIFRFNHLFCLLPSLLLFLSYIFFFKVLLQSFVLDMHIPY
- the LOC123113606 gene encoding indole-3-acetaldehyde oxidase, with the protein product MGSLGKDAAAAAGERVVLAVNGARHEAAGVDPSTTLLEFLRTRTPVRGPKLGCGEGGCGACVVLISKYNPATDEVTEHSASSCLTLVGSLTNCSVTTSEGIGNTRHGYHPVQQRLAGFHASQCGFCTPGMCMSIFSALVKADKPDGPAPPTGFSKLTCSEAEHAVSGNLCRCTGYRPILDTCKSFAADVDLEDLGLNSFWKKGTDRADVGKLPEYSSGAVCTFPEFLKSEIKGQMNDIPAAIAGQDGWYHPKSIEELHNLFDSNWFDENSVKIVASNTGAGVYKDQDLYDKYIDIQGIPELSVIDRSSKGVEIGAAVSISKAIEVFSDGTPVFTKIAGHLSKVASPFVRNTATVGGNVIMAQRLQFPSDIATVLLAAGSTVTVQTASKMLRLTMEEFLEQPPCDAKTILLSIFVPDWGSDNVIFETSRASPRPFGNAVSFVNSAFLARTSGQLIIEDICLAFGAYGVDHASRARKVEEFLKGKSVSAAVTLEAVQLLKDVISPSEGTTHPEYRVSLAVSFLFSFLSSLGNNLNEPANAIAPNGSCANGSEKHGTVGSDDLPVRSRQELVFSDEYKPVGKPITKAGAELQASGEAVYVDDIPAPKDCLYGAFIYSTHPHAHIKSISFRSSLASQKVITVISAKDIPVGGKNVGSGFRMLGEEALFGDPVSEFAGQNIGIVIAETQKYAYMAAKQAIIEYSTESLEPPILTIEDAIQHNSYFQTPPFLAPRPVGDFEQGMSEADHKILSGEVKLESQYYFYMETQTALAIPDEDNCITVYSSTQLPEITQNVVADCLGIPYHNVRIITRRVGGGFGGKGLKSTHVACACAVAAFKLQRPVRMYLDRKTDMIMAGGRHPMKAKYSVGFKSDGTLTALHVDLGINSGISPDLSPLIPAHTISSLKKYNWGALAFDIKLCKTNVSSKSAVRAPGDVQGSFIAEAIIEHVASALGADTNTVRRKNLHSVESLTKFYGDTAGDAPTYSLVDIFDKLASSPEYGSRAEAVERFNGGSRWKKRGISCVPITYEVTLRPTPGKVSILNDGSIAVEVGGVELGQGLYTKVKQMTAFGLRELCPDADGLLDKVRVIQADTLSLIQGSFTGGSTTSESSCEAVRQSCAMLVERLKPIREGLKAKSGAAAPWSALIAQAKMASVNLSAHAFWKPDPAFVKYINYGAAVSEVEIDVLTGATTILRSDLVYDCGQSLNPAVDLGQVEGAFVQGVGFFTNEDYATNADGLVVNDGTWTYKIPTVDTIPKQFNVELISSAREKKRVLSSKASGEPPLLLAASVHCAMREAIRAARTDFSVNSPLTFQMDVPATMADVKELCGLDVVERHLQRLTSAATSAAVKA